From the Quercus lobata isolate SW786 chromosome 6, ValleyOak3.0 Primary Assembly, whole genome shotgun sequence genome, one window contains:
- the LOC115950184 gene encoding LOW QUALITY PROTEIN: cold-shock protein CS120-like (The sequence of the model RefSeq protein was modified relative to this genomic sequence to represent the inferred CDS: substituted 1 base at 1 genomic stop codon) — protein MSNYENQYSGATPVVDEYGNPIRSDEHGHRTHTSEYGNPTHQTNTGYGTGGLDTTTHQGMRTNATTPAYGGDYRNDQQQNQGLSGMLHRSGSSSSSSSEDDGMGGRRKKKGLTEKIKEKIPGIGHKDDDSSQQSHATSATTPGYHEGQQHEEKKGIMDKIKEKLPGHHXELSHTRIYIFLLIKSSCFCSFPLKMSQYQNQYAGGTPQVDEYGNPIRVDEHGPHTHTDQYGNPTHHTDTKYGTGGSDSTTLQGMRPDATVPTHGGDYRHDQQGLTQKIEEKIPGVGRKHDDPYQQGYYEGQQQQENIAGAGRKHDDAYQQGHTTSGYNDGQRRQENKGLTQKIKENIPGAGRKHDDPYQQDHTAPGYNEGQRRQENKGLTEKIKENVPGVGVGRKQDDPYQQGHTAPGYNEGQRRQENKGLTEKIKENVPGVGVGRKQDDPYQQGHTAPGYNEGQRRQENKGMTEKIKENVPGVGRKHDDSYQQGHTAPGYNEGQQHQHQENKGLTEKIKENVPGVGRKHDDPYQQGHTAPGYNEGQQHQHQENKGLTEKIKENVPGVGRKHDDPYQQQQQQGHTTSTVNPYQQGHTTTATVYNEGQHHQAKKGLTEKIKENIPCVGNKQDDPYQQGHTTSTTAPGSDPYKQGHTTSTTAPGHYEGQQRQEKKGVMEKIKEKLPGQH, from the exons ATGTCAAATTACGAAAACCAATACTCTGGTGCTACACCTGTAGTTGATGAATATGGCAATCCAATTCGCTCAGACGAACATGGGCACCGAACTCACACTAGTGAATATggcaacccaacccaccaaacTAACACCGGATATGGAACTGGTGGGTTGGACACCACCACTCACCAGGGTATGCGTACCAATGCAACCACGCCTGCTTATGGCGGTGATTATCGTAATGATCAGCAACAAAACCAAGGGCTTTCTGGCATGCTTCACCGTTCTGGAAGTAGCTCCTCTAGCTCT TCTGAGGATGATGGAATGGGcgggagaaggaagaagaaggggtTGACAGAGAAAATAAAGGAGAAGATACCAGGCATTGGGCACAAGGATGATGATTCGTCCCAGCAAAGTCATGCAACTTCAGCTACAACCCCAGGTTACCATGAGGGCCAACAGCATGAGGAGAAGAAGGGAATAATGGATAAGATCAAGGAAAAGCTTCCTGGACACCACTAAGAGTTATCGCATACTCGCATTTATatat TTTTGCTTATTAAAAGCTCTTGCTTTTGCTCTTTCCCTTTGAAAATGTCGCAATACCAAAACCAATACGCCGGTGGTACACCTCAAGTTGATGAATATGGCAACCCAATTCGCGTAGATGAACATGGGCCCCATACTCACACTGATCAATATGGCAACCCAACCCACCACACTGACACCAAGTACGGAACTGGTGGGTCTGACTCCACCACTCTCCAAGGTATGCGCCCTGATGCAACCGTACCTACTCATGGCGGTGATTATCGCCATGATCAGCAGGGGTTGACAcagaaaatagaagagaagatACCAGGTGTTGGGCGCAAGCACGATGATCCGTACCAGCAAGGTTACTACGAGGGCCAACAACAACAGGAGAACATAGCTGGTGCTGGGCGCAAGCATGATGATGCATACCAGCAAGGTCACACAACTTCAGGTTACAACGATGGCCAACGTCGTCAGGAGAACAAGGGGTTGacacagaaaataaaagagaacatACCAGGTGCTGGGCGCAAGCATGATGATCCGTACCAGCAAGATCACACAGCCCCAGGTTACAACGAGGGCCAACGTCGTCAGGAGAACAAGGGGTTgacagagaaaataaaagagaacgTACCAGGTGTAGGTGTTGGGCGCAAGCAGGATGATCCGTACCAGCAAGGTCACACAGCCCCAGGTTACAATGAGGGCCAACGTCGTCAGGAGAACAAGGGGTTgacagagaaaataaaagagaacgTACCAGGTGTTGGTGTTGGGCGCAAGCAGGATGATCCGTACCAGCAAGGTCACACAGCCCCAGGTTACAACGAGGGCCAACGTCGTCAGGAGAACAAGGGGATgacagagaaaataaaagagaacgTACCAGGTGTTGGGCGCAAGCATGATGATTCGTACCAGCAAGGTCACACAGCCCCAGGTTACAACGAGGGCCAACAACATCAACATCAGGAGAACAAGGGGTTgacagagaaaataaaagagaacgTACCAGGTGTTGGGCGCAAGCATGATGATCCGTACCAGCAAGGTCACACAGCCCCAGGTTACAACGAGGGCCAACAACATCAACATCAGGAGAACAAGGGGTTgacagagaaaataaaagagaacgTACCAGGAGTTGGGCGCAAGCATGATGATCCGTaccagcagcagcagcagcaaggTCACACAACTTCAACTGTAAACCCGTACCAGCAAGGTCACACAACTACAGCCACAGTTTACAACGAGGGCCAACATCATCAGGCGAAAAAGGGGTTgacagagaaaataaaagagaacatACCATGTGTTGGGAACAAGCAGGATGATCCGTACCAGCAAGGTCACACAACTTCAACTACAGCCCCAGGTAGTGATCCGTACAAGCAAGGTCACACAACTTCAACTACAGCCCCAGGTCACTACGAGGGCCAACAACGTCAGGAGAAGAAGGGAGTGATGGAGAAGATCAAGGAGAAGCTTCCTGGACAACACTAG